The DNA window TAGCGCTCGCCGGTATCCTGGGGGAACTGCTCCCGGTCGATTTGCTGCTCCAGCACATAAAAGAGGTGGACCGGGTTGGCCGCCACTTCCGAATGGTCGAAGTTGAACACCCGGGACAGAATTTTAAAGGCAAAGCGGGTGGATAGCCCGGTCATGCCCTCGTCCACCCCGGCGTAGTCCCGGTACTCCTGGTAGCTCTTGGCCTTAGGATCGGTGTCTTTGAGGCTCTCGCCGTCATAGACCCGCATCTTGGAGTAGAGGCTGGAGTTTTCCGACTCTTTAAGGCGCGACAGCACCGAGAACTGGGCCATGGTTTCCAGGGTGCCCGGGGCACAGGGAGCCGTGGCCAGCTCGGAGTTCTCGATAAGCTTGTCGTAGATTTTGATCTCTTCGGTCACCCGCAGGCAGTAGGGCACCTTGACGATATAAACCCGGTCAAGGAAGGCCTCGTTGTTGCGGTTATTCCGAAAAGCCTGCCATTCGGACTCGTTGGAGTGGGCCAGGATAATGCCTTGGAAGGGCAGGGCCGACAGGCTCTCGGTGCCGTTGTAGTTGCCTTCCTGGGTGGCGGTCAGCAGGGGGTGCAGCACCTTGATGGGGGCCTTGAACATCTCCACGAATTCCATGATGCCCTGGTTGGCGCGGCACAGGGCGCCGGAGTAGGAGTAGGCGTCGGCGTCGTTCTGGCTGAATTCTTCGAGTTTGCGGATATCCACCTTGCCCACCAGGCTGGAAATGTCCTGGTTGTTCTCGTCCCCCGGTTCGGTCTTGGCGATGGCCCTTTGGTTGAGGATGGACGGCAGCACTTTGACCACCCGGAACTTGGAGATATCACCGCCGAATTCCTTGAGGCGTTTGGCCGCCCAGGGGGACATGATGATCTCCAGGGCGCGGCGGGGAATGCCGTATTCAGACTCGAACAGGGCGGCGTCTTCGTTGGGGTCGAACAGGCACAGGGGGTGGTCCTGCACCGGTGAGCCCTTGAGCATGTAGATGGGCTCTTTTTGCATCAGGTGTTTGAGCTTTTCGGCTAGGGAGGACTTACCGCCCCCCACCGGGCCCAGCAGGTAGAGGATCTGCTTGCGCTCTTCCAGGCCCTGGCCGGCATGTTTGAGGTAGGCCACTATCTGCTCGATAGCTTCTTCCATGCCGTAAAAGTCGGAGAAGGCCGGGTAACGGGCCACCACCCTGTTGGAGAAAATGCGCGACAGGCGGGGGTGCTGGGCCGTGTCTATCATTTCGGGGTCGCCGATGGCGGCCAGTAGCCGCTCCGAGGCGGTGGCGTAGGCCATGCGGTCTTTCTTGCAGATGTCGAGGAATTCTTCCAGTGAGTACTCTTCTTCCCGCGCTTCCTCGTAACGCTGGCGATAGTGCTCGATGATGCTCATAGCGCCCCCTGTCTCAGCTATAGGATATGACCGGTCAATGGTCTTCTTTAGTTATAAGCGTAGACGGGGTGTTGGGTTTTGCCGGACTTTAAGGCTCGGAATTTAAAGTTAAATTTTCAAATTTCCTTAAATTTAAGTCCGGTCATCTTCAGCCCAGAGCGGCCTTAACCAGGACAGCAGATAACCGATTTTCAGGTCGGACAGCTGGCGGTAGTCAAAATAGGGGCAGAGGATCAGGCGCTTGTCGGCGCTGTGGGCAAAACCCGGCGCGTCCCAGGCAAGGGGGCCTCCTTGTTCTGCCAACAACCCAAGCTCATTGGCGTAGCCTTTGCCCAGTACCAGCTTGAGGCTGTTGTCGGCCAAATCCGGGGGGCTGAACAGTAGGGCAAAGGAACTGGCGTCCTGCAATAGCTGCTGGTCCCTAAAATCCTGCCAACGGTCAAAGGGGCCCGGTGCCAGGGCGAAAGCCAGCTTGGCGTAGACATTGAATACCTTGCGCCAATGGTTGCCGGTATCCCGGGCTATGGCGCCGATTTCCCCCGGTACCATGGCTCGGTAGCCTGGGCCCTGGTAGGCCGGCAGGGGCGGGCGGTTTTGGATAAAGACCTTAAGGCGCGGCGCCCGGCCGCCAAGGCCTGACAGTGTTTTCATGGCAGGGGTCCAATAAAAAAGCCCCCGCAGGGGCTTTTGCACAAGAAGGGCTATCAGGCCAGGTTCTTGTTCACGAAGTCCCAGTTAACCAGGGCCCAGAAGGCTTCCATGTACTTGGGACGGGCGTTGCGGTAGTCGATGTAGTAGGCATGTTCCCACACGTCCACGGTCAGCAGCGGGGTCACACCTTCGGTGATGGGGCAGCCGGCGTTGGAGGTGTTGTGGATACCTACGGAACCGTCGGCTTTCTTCACCAGCCAGGTCCAGCCGGAACCGAAGTTGCCGATGGCGTTCTTGGTGAATTCTTCTTTGAAAGCGTCAAAGGAGCCGAAAGCGGCGTTGATGGCGTCAGCCACGGCGCCAGTGGCAGCGCCGCCGCCGTTGGGGCTCAGGCAGTGCCAGTAGAAGGTGTGGTTCCACACCTGGGCGGCGTTGTTGAACAGGCCACCGGTGGAGGACTTGATGATGTCTTCCAGGGATTTGCCTTCGTTCTCGGTGCCGGCGGTCAGGTTGTTGAGGTTCACCACATAGGTGTTGTGGTGCTTACCGTAGTGATATTCCAGGGTCTCGGCAGAGATATGGGGCTCAAGGGCGTTCTTCTCGTAGGGAAGTGCTGGCAATTCGAAAGCCATTGTTTCCTCTCCTTTGGTTGCGTTCGACATTGACTCGCCAAACATTGTACTCCCAGTGGCGGCCCTGTGAATATATAAAGCAATAAATTTATTTATTCAGGGCTCAGGGGCATTGCCCTTGGGTGCAAACCCCAGTCGCAGTACAATGTGGTCACGCAATCATTCTAGAGGTTGTCATGGACACCATTGAACGTATCAAAGAGCAAATCGCCGAGCACCACATTCTGCTGTATATGAAGGGCTCCCCCAAGCTGCCCAGCTGCGGTTTTTCCGCCCAGGCGGCCCAGGCCCTGATGGCCTGCGGCGAGCCTTTTGCCTACGTGGATATCCTGCAAAACCCGGATATCCGGGCCGAGCTGCCCAAATTCGCCAACTGGCCGACCTTCCCGCAGCTGTGGGTAGAAGGCGAGCTGATCGGTGGCTGTGACATCATCCTGGAGATGTACCAGAAGGGTGAGCTGCAACCTTTGATCAAAGAAACCGCAGCCAAGCACCCCAAAGCAGACGACGCCACAGCCTAACTGGCTTAGGCGCTGCATAAAAAACCGGCCATCTGGCCGGTTTTTTTATGGGGTATGCCTTAGAGCACCATGGCGGCTACCCAACCGGCCACCAGCAGCGGCAGGTTGTAGTGCAGGAAGGTGGGCAGCACCGAATCGCGGATATGGTCGTGCTGGCCGTCGGCGTTAAGGCCGGCGGTGGGGCCCACCGTGCTGTCGGAGGCGGGCGAGCCGGCATCCCCCAGGGCCGCCGCCGTGCCGATAATGGCGGCGGTGGCCAGTGGCGAGAAACCCAGGCTGATGCAAAGGGGCACATAGAGGGTGGCGATGATCGGCACGGTGGAAAAGCTGGAGCCGATGCCCATGGTCACAAAAAGGCCAATCAGCAGCATTAGCGCCGCCGCCAGGGGCTTGGAACCCATGTTCTGCGACAGGCCTTTTACCAGGATCTCGACACTGCCGGTGGCCTTGACCACTTCGGCAAAGCCTGAGGCGGTGATCATGATAAAGCCGATAAGGGACATCATCCGCACCCCTTCGGTGAAGGCGTCCTGGCTTTGCTTCCAGGGCACCACGCCGCCGACGATGAAGACGCAAAAGCCCACCAGGGCGCCGAAAATAACCGAGTCGGTGCTGCGCTGCAGCCAAAAGGCGACACCCAGGGCCAGGGCCGACACCAGCAACACCCTCCAGTTGGGTTTGCTGTGGACCGGGGTGTCCCCTTCGATATGGCTGGGCTGGTAGTCGCGCGGCTTGCGGTAGCTGATAAAGACGGCGATCAGCAGCCCGGCCACCATGCCAAGGGCCGGGATCAACATGGCCTTGGGCAGGGTGGCGGCATCCATCACCAGGCCGTTGTTGGTGAGGTTGGTCAGCACCAGTTTGTTAAGAAAAATGCCCCCAAAGCCCACCGGCAGCACCATATAGGGGGTGACCAGGCCAAAGGTCATGATGCAGGCCACCAGGCGCCTGTCCACCTTCAGGTCGGTCAGCACCCCCAGCAGCGGCGGGATCAGTATGGGAATAAAGGCGATATGGATGGGAATCAAGTTCTGGGACATCACCGCCATGGACAGTATTGCCAGCAGTAGCACGCTTTTGACCAGGGCCTGGCGGCGCGGGCTGGGGGTGGCCCCCAGCTTGCCGATGATATGGGCGGCGCCCCATTCGGTGATGCCGGACCGGGCTATGGCCACCGCAAAGGCCCCCAGCATGGCGTAGCCCAGGGCGATTTCGGCGCCGTTACCCAGGCCGCCGGTAAAGGCCTTGAGGGTTTGGTCCAGGCTCAGGTGGCCACTACTGAGGCCGGCCATCAAGGCCGACAGGGTCAGGGCCACCACCACGTTGATGCGGCACAGGCTCAGCACCAGCAGCAGGGTCACGGAAATAATGACAGGGTTTAGCAGCATGGCAGGGGGCGTCTTTGGCAAAAGCGCGAGACTAGCAGGCCATGGCCTGGCTTGTCGACGCAAAGGCCGCCGCTTTTTGCAGTAGCCGGCAAAGCCAGGGGCCGGCACTGGCTCGACTTGTTTGTGCCCGCCCAGTCTTTATAATCGCCCCTTATATCTCGCATGCCCCGGCATGCCCAAACCACCCTATGGAGAAGTACAATGAGCGTACTGGTTGGCCGCCCCGCCCCCGACTTTACCGCTGCTGCCGTTCTGGGCAACGGTGAGATCACCGAAACCTTCAACCTCAAACAACAGATCGAAGGCCGGTATGCGGTCCTGTTCTTCTACCCCCTGGACTTCACCTTCGTGTGCCCCTCCGAACTGATCGCCTTCGACCACCGCCTGGCAGAGTTCAAGAGCCGTGGCGTGGAAGTGATCGGTGTGTCCATCGACTCCCAGTTCAGCCACTTCGCCTGGCGCAACACCCCGGTCAACCAAGGCGGCATCGGCCAGGTTGGTTACCCCCTGGTAGCCGACGTCAAGCACGAGATCTGCAAAGCCTACGACGTTGAGCACCCCGAAGCCGGTGTGGCCTTCCGTGGCTCCTTCCTGATCGACAAGGCTGGCATGGTGCGCCACCAGGTGGTCAACGATCTGCCCCTGGGCCGTAACATCGACGAGATGCTGCGCATGATCGACGCCCTGCAGTTCACCGAACAGCACGGCGAAGTTTGCCCCGCCGGCTGGAACAAAGGCGACCAAGGCATGAAAGCCGACACCCAGGGTGTGGCCGCTTACCTGGCCGAGAACGCCGACAAGCTGTAAGGCAGTCACGCGCTCAAAAAAGCCCGGCTTGGCCGGGCTTTTTTTATGGGAAACGCTTGATGGGGTCCAGGTAGAACATCTTCTTCCAGCCCTGCTCACTGCCATCAATCAGCCAGGGGTAGGGCAGCAGGCTCACCAGACTGTAATGAAGGTGAGGGGGCTTACCCTTGGCATTGCCGCTGTCGCCGACAGTGCCCAGTTTTTCACCTTTGGCCAACCATCGGCCGCCGCCAGTGCTTGCCTGGTCCAGGTGCGCATAGTAGTGCAGCCGCCATTTGGCCCCCAGCACCAGCACCACCTGGCCACCCTTGCTCAGGTTCCCTTGCCAGAGCACCAGTCCCGGAGCCGCCGCCACCACAGCCGTACCCTTGGGGGCGAAGATGTCCACCCCCTTGTGGGTGCCTGAACTGCCCCAGGGGCTGTACCAGAAGGTCTTAGGGTGCCAACTGCTGGCATTGGCGCCGGCCACCGGCACCGCTATCCCTGCCGGCAACAGCAGGCCAAGCAGCAGAAGCCCGGCCAGGGCCCACATCGCTTTTTTGAACATGGTTATCCTTCACCCAAATTTCACAGAATAGGCCTTATGCCAGAGGGCGGCCTGTCGGGGCAAGGCCTGGAGGCTGATTAAGGAAAAGGGCATGAAAAGACCGGCCCTAAAGCCACTTTTGCCTTTGCACTCAACGCGCTAAGCTGGGTTTTGTGCCAGGGACTTGGTGCTTGTCTGGCCACTTCCCTCCGGCCTTGGATTTAGTTGGCCCTGTTTTGATATCGAACAACACATCAGGCCCGGCCAATCATTAGGATCGCGAAAAAACCAAGAAGGATTTTCCCCATGCGCAAGGGCGTGATTGTGGTGTTGGTACTGGCGGTGGTGGCTGCCATCTGGGCTGGGCAGAAGTGGCTGGTGCAGGGCACCCCCGACGGCTTTGCCTTTGGCAACGGCCGTATCGAGGCGGTGGCCTTGGACATCGCCACCAAGACCGGCGGCCGCCTGGACCAGCTGCTGGTGGAGGAGGGGGACTTTGTCACCCAGGGCCAGATCCTGGCCCGTATGGACACCGCCACCCTGGAGGCCCAGCTGCGCCAGGCCCAGGCCAAGGCCCGCCAGGCCCAGGACAACCTGCTGGCTGCCAAGGCTCAGGTGGAACAGGCCCAGAGCCAGCTGAACCTGGCCAAGGTGCAGTTTTCCCGGGCCAAGGAACTGCTGGGCAAAAAGCTCATTGCCCGGGCCCAGTATGACGAAGCCGAGTCCAGCTTCCAGGTGGCGTCCGCCGCCCTGGTGGCGGCCAATGCCCAGGCGGTGGCCGCCCAGGGCGCCATCGACGAGGCCGAGGCCGGGGTCGATACCCTCAAGACCCAACTGGACGACGCCGTGCTCAAGGCCCCCCGTGACGGCCGTATCCAGTACCGGCTGGCCAATGTCGGGGAAGTGCTGGGCGCCGGTGGCAAGGTGCTGAACATGCTGGATCTGACCGACGTCACCATGTCCATCTTCCTGCCCCAGGCCCAGGCCGGCAAGGTGGCCCTGGGCAGCGAGGCCCGCATCATCATGGACGCCTTGCCCGACAAACCCATTCCCGCTTCGGTGACCTTCGTGTCTGCCAATGCCCAGTTCACTCCCAAGCAGGTGGAAACCCGCGAAGAGCGTGAAAAGCTCACCTTCAAGGTCAAGGTGCGTATCCCCGCCAGCCTGCTCAAAGAACACATTACCCAGGTCAAAACCGGGCTGCCCGGCACCGCCTGGATCAAGCTCGATGCCAGCCAAAGCTGGCCGGCCAACCTCGAAAGCCCCTTTAAAGCATGAGCGCCATCAAGCTGGCGGGGGTGGGTCACCGTTACGGTGATACCCAGGCCCTCAAGGATGCTGCCCTGACCCTGGAGGCGGGGCAGAGCCTTGGCATCATAGGGCCGGACGGGGTGGGCAAATCCACCCTGCTGGACTTGATTGCCGGTACCAAGGCCCTGCAACAGGGGCAACTCGAGGTGCTGGGGGCCGATATGACCTCGGCCAGGGCCAGACGCAATGTCTGCGCCGACATCGCCTACATGCCCCAAGGCCTGGGCAAGAACCTCTATCCGACCCTGTCGGTCTGGGAAAACCTGGACTTTTTCGGCCGGCTGTTCGGCCATGGCCAGGCCGAGCGGCGCCGCCGCGCCGAACAGCTGCTCAAAGCCACCCACCTGTGGCCCTTCAAGGACAGGCCGGCCGGCAAATTGTCGGGGGGCATGAAGCAAAAACTGGGGCTGTGCTGCGCCCTTATCCACGACCCCAAACTGTTACTGCTGGACGAACCCACCACAGGGGTGGACCCCT is part of the Gallaecimonas xiamenensis 3-C-1 genome and encodes:
- the sodB gene encoding superoxide dismutase [Fe]; this encodes MAFELPALPYEKNALEPHISAETLEYHYGKHHNTYVVNLNNLTAGTENEGKSLEDIIKSSTGGLFNNAAQVWNHTFYWHCLSPNGGGAATGAVADAINAAFGSFDAFKEEFTKNAIGNFGSGWTWLVKKADGSVGIHNTSNAGCPITEGVTPLLTVDVWEHAYYIDYRNARPKYMEAFWALVNWDFVNKNLA
- a CDS encoding Na+/H+ antiporter family protein; protein product: MLLNPVIISVTLLLVLSLCRINVVVALTLSALMAGLSSGHLSLDQTLKAFTGGLGNGAEIALGYAMLGAFAVAIARSGITEWGAAHIIGKLGATPSPRRQALVKSVLLLAILSMAVMSQNLIPIHIAFIPILIPPLLGVLTDLKVDRRLVACIMTFGLVTPYMVLPVGFGGIFLNKLVLTNLTNNGLVMDAATLPKAMLIPALGMVAGLLIAVFISYRKPRDYQPSHIEGDTPVHSKPNWRVLLVSALALGVAFWLQRSTDSVIFGALVGFCVFIVGGVVPWKQSQDAFTEGVRMMSLIGFIMITASGFAEVVKATGSVEILVKGLSQNMGSKPLAAALMLLIGLFVTMGIGSSFSTVPIIATLYVPLCISLGFSPLATAAIIGTAAALGDAGSPASDSTVGPTAGLNADGQHDHIRDSVLPTFLHYNLPLLVAGWVAAMVL
- a CDS encoding DUF6942 family protein, whose product is MKTLSGLGGRAPRLKVFIQNRPPLPAYQGPGYRAMVPGEIGAIARDTGNHWRKVFNVYAKLAFALAPGPFDRWQDFRDQQLLQDASSFALLFSPPDLADNSLKLVLGKGYANELGLLAEQGGPLAWDAPGFAHSADKRLILCPYFDYRQLSDLKIGYLLSWLRPLWAEDDRT
- a CDS encoding HlyD family secretion protein, which produces MRKGVIVVLVLAVVAAIWAGQKWLVQGTPDGFAFGNGRIEAVALDIATKTGGRLDQLLVEEGDFVTQGQILARMDTATLEAQLRQAQAKARQAQDNLLAAKAQVEQAQSQLNLAKVQFSRAKELLGKKLIARAQYDEAESSFQVASAALVAANAQAVAAQGAIDEAEAGVDTLKTQLDDAVLKAPRDGRIQYRLANVGEVLGAGGKVLNMLDLTDVTMSIFLPQAQAGKVALGSEARIIMDALPDKPIPASVTFVSANAQFTPKQVETREEREKLTFKVKVRIPASLLKEHITQVKTGLPGTAWIKLDASQSWPANLESPFKA
- a CDS encoding Grx4 family monothiol glutaredoxin, whose amino-acid sequence is MDTIERIKEQIAEHHILLYMKGSPKLPSCGFSAQAAQALMACGEPFAYVDILQNPDIRAELPKFANWPTFPQLWVEGELIGGCDIILEMYQKGELQPLIKETAAKHPKADDATA
- a CDS encoding peroxiredoxin, encoding MSVLVGRPAPDFTAAAVLGNGEITETFNLKQQIEGRYAVLFFYPLDFTFVCPSELIAFDHRLAEFKSRGVEVIGVSIDSQFSHFAWRNTPVNQGGIGQVGYPLVADVKHEICKAYDVEHPEAGVAFRGSFLIDKAGMVRHQVVNDLPLGRNIDEMLRMIDALQFTEQHGEVCPAGWNKGDQGMKADTQGVAAYLAENADKL
- a CDS encoding M23 family metallopeptidase; the protein is MFKKAMWALAGLLLLGLLLPAGIAVPVAGANASSWHPKTFWYSPWGSSGTHKGVDIFAPKGTAVVAAAPGLVLWQGNLSKGGQVVLVLGAKWRLHYYAHLDQASTGGGRWLAKGEKLGTVGDSGNAKGKPPHLHYSLVSLLPYPWLIDGSEQGWKKMFYLDPIKRFP
- a CDS encoding PrkA family serine protein kinase, translating into MSIIEHYRQRYEEAREEEYSLEEFLDICKKDRMAYATASERLLAAIGDPEMIDTAQHPRLSRIFSNRVVARYPAFSDFYGMEEAIEQIVAYLKHAGQGLEERKQILYLLGPVGGGKSSLAEKLKHLMQKEPIYMLKGSPVQDHPLCLFDPNEDAALFESEYGIPRRALEIIMSPWAAKRLKEFGGDISKFRVVKVLPSILNQRAIAKTEPGDENNQDISSLVGKVDIRKLEEFSQNDADAYSYSGALCRANQGIMEFVEMFKAPIKVLHPLLTATQEGNYNGTESLSALPFQGIILAHSNESEWQAFRNNRNNEAFLDRVYIVKVPYCLRVTEEIKIYDKLIENSELATAPCAPGTLETMAQFSVLSRLKESENSSLYSKMRVYDGESLKDTDPKAKSYQEYRDYAGVDEGMTGLSTRFAFKILSRVFNFDHSEVAANPVHLFYVLEQQIDREQFPQDTGERYKEFLKGFLIPKYVDFIGKEIQTAYLESYSEYGQNIFDRYVTYADFWIQDQEYRDPETGQLFDRGALNAELEKIEKPAGISNPKDFRNEIVNFVLRARANHNGKNPTWTSYEKLKSVIEKKMFSNTEELLPVISFNAKTSAEERKKHDDFVERMMDKGYTRKQVRLLSDWYLRVRKSS